A single region of the Lycium barbarum isolate Lr01 chromosome 2, ASM1917538v2, whole genome shotgun sequence genome encodes:
- the LOC132628954 gene encoding protein FRIGIDA-like translates to MYKTLKRDVLKALKLSPYPAKIILECIGEFYTQDSNAYVEGSPLIKERKAKVLLLECFLMMMGEGRVVEIENVVKEKAEQAALAWYRRLNFEGGILKAQEIDARGLLLLIGCFGIPQAFRNEDIKDLLHQSYIKMISVSLSRSSVLMPKIPEIIEDMLKENLVVDTVYFGLENRFNPRRLLTSILHESELSLLNKLTRSEQMKGSGDSVVREVIGVKRRYWCFESCHSKLLPEWEIGRKVMSLEKENAQLRKKLKGSGQKIAQKRKIDETEWLSNKEVKRSHFPNPWPPQQQRVVNHVDSNNTLLESGGTAGHIYGHSV, encoded by the exons ATGTATAAAACACTTAAACGTGATGTCCTCAAGGCATTGAAACTGTCACCTTATCCTGCAAAGATTATACTGGAATGTATTGGCGAGTTTTATACTCAAGATAGCAACGCTTATGTTGAGGGCTCACCATTGATCAAAGAAAGGAAAGCTAAAGTATTGCTATTAGAGTGCTTCTTGATGATGATGGGAGAGGGAAGAGTAGTTGAGATTGAGAATGTTGTGAAGGAAAAGGCAGAACAAGCGGCTTTAGCATGGTATAGGAGGTTGAATTTCGAAGGAG GTATACTAAAGGCGCAGGAAATTGATGCTCGGGGTTTGCTGTTACTTATAGGGTGTTTCGGGATTCCACAAGCATTTAGAAATGAGGATATAAAGGATTTGCTGCACCAAAGTTACATCAAGATGATTTCTGTTTCCCTAAGTAGATCAAGTGTTCTCATGCCAAAGATTCCTGAAATAATAGAGGATATGTTGAAGGAAAATCTGGTAGTTGACACCGTTTATTTTGGACTTGAGAACAGATTTAACCCTCGGAGGCTTTTAACGTCGATTTTACATGAGTCTGAACTGTCATTGTTGAACAAACTTACAAGATCTGAACAAATGAAAGGATCAGGAGATTCAGTTGTTCGTGAGGTTATTGGAGTAAAAAGGAGGTACTGGTGTTTTGAAAGCTGTCAT TCAAAACTTCTTCCAGAGTGGGAAATTGGTAGGAAAGTAATGagcttggagaaagaaaatgCTCAATTGAGGAAAAAGCTGAAAGGTAGTGGTCAAAAGATAGCACAAAAGAGAAAAATTGATGAAACTGAGTGGTTGAGCAACAAAGAGGTGAAACGTTCACATTTTCCAAATCCATGGCCGCCACAACAACAAAGAGTTGTTAATCATGTCGATAGCAACAACACTTTGTTAGAAAGTGGTGGAACTGCTGGCCACATTTATGGTCATTCTGTGTAA